In the Oryza glaberrima chromosome 6, OglaRS2, whole genome shotgun sequence genome, one interval contains:
- the LOC127778027 gene encoding replication protein A 32 kDa subunit C, with protein MAAAASYFSGTALMPSQRSGAPAPEYSAAGTGAAAAPSPSKPRDPRFSGCVPATVLHISRSFAAALAADGGGDPVFSIDGVETTNVRVLGRVVSVVSRDTDVCFTLDDSTGKIPLVRWITDQSDTRDTSYIQEGVYVKVQVNLMGFQAKKQGLARSIRPINNFNEVVLHFIECMHVHLESVQSKMQRQLPPSVQTNEYTHVPSSGGVRDYQVHFTPQVNQGLPPAVQTNTSTYVPLLGGVRDHQAHFAQVNQGQFSPAVQANTSTHLPFSGGVGEHQIHFTPKVNQGQFPPSVQTNTSAHVPYSGGFREHQVHFTPPVNQGQFPPAVQTNLYNHAASSGGVREQVHLTQANQFSAYSSTGGLQHDPQRMVLEALQQPDILALEHGAHVDELVRRTGMPKANIMGVVKHLAAAGFVYWTIDDNHVKSMCNG; from the exons atGGCCGCGGCCGCGTCCTACTTCTCCGGCACGGCGCTCATGCCGTCGCAGCGCAGCGGGGCCCCCGCGCCGGAGtactccgccgccggcaccggcgcggccgccgctccttcccctTCCAAG CCGCGCGACCCCCGCTTCTCCGGATGCGTCCCCGCCACCGTGCTCCACATTTCCCggtccttcgccgccgcgctcgccgcggacGGTGGGGGCGACCCCGTCTTCTCCATCGACGGCGTCGAGACCACCAAC GTTAGGGTTTTGGGGAGGGTGGTGAGCGTGGTGAGCAGGGATACTGACGTGTGCTTCACTCTCGATGACAGCACCGGGAAGATCCCACTCGTTCGGTG GATCACTGATCAGTCGGATACTCGAGACACGTCTTACATTCA GGAGGGAGTGTATGTGAAGGTTCAAGTGAACCTCATGGGATTTCAAGCTAAGAAGCAGGGTCTTGCTCGATCTATCAG GCCTATTAACAATTTCAACGAAGTGGTGCTACATTTCATTGAGTGTATGCATGTGCATTTGGAAAGTGTTCAATCGAAG ATGCAAAGGCAACTCCCTCCTTCAGTCCAAACCAATGAATATACTCATGTGCCCTCATCTGGTGGAGTGAGGGATTACCAAGTTCATTTCACTCCTCAAGTAAACCAAGGACTACCCCCTGCAGTTCAAACAAATACATCTACTTATGTGCCTCTTTTGGGTGGAGTTAGAGATCATCAAGCTCATTTTGCTCAAGTAAACCAAGGGCAGTTTTCTCCGGCAGTTCAAGCAAACACATCTACCCATTTGCCTTTTTCTGGTGGAGTTGGAGAACATCAAATTCATTTTACTCCTAAAGTAAACCAAGGGCAATTTCCTCCATCAGTTCAAACAAACACATCTGCTCATGTGCCTTATTCTGGTGGATTTAGAGAACATCAAGTTCATTTTACACCTCCTGTAAACCAAGGGCAATTTCCTCCAGCAGTTCAAACAAACCTGTATAATCATGCGGCTTCTTCTGGTGGAGTGAGAGAACAAGTTCATCTTACTCAAGCAAACCAA TTTTCAGCTTACTCAAGCACTGGTGGACTACAGCATGACCCACAAAGAATGGTTTTGGAAGCTCTGCAGCAACCAGATATACT TGCTCTCGAACATGGAGCACACGTTGATGAATTGGTTAGAAGAACTGGAATGCCCAAAGCAAACattat GGGGGTTGTCAAGCATCTGGCTGCAGCAGGCTTCGTCTATTGGACCATTGATGACAATCATGTCAAGTCTATGTGTAATGGTTGA